A part of Thermotoga petrophila RKU-1 genomic DNA contains:
- the glnA gene encoding type I glutamate--ammonia ligase — protein sequence MTIETIKRIIEEENVRFIRLQFTDINGILKNLEITPDVFLESWEDGIMFDGSSIEGFVRIEESDMYLKPVLDTFAVLPWTVDGAKSARVICDVYTPDGKPFEGDPRYRLRRMIEKAEQLGYTPYAGPEMEFFILPINEKGEPVPEFLDHGGYFDLLPLSKVEEIRRDIAIALEKMGIIVEATHHEVAPSQHEVDFRYDTFLRTADNAQTVKLVIKTMAIFHGYHATFMPKPFHGVNGSGMHVHMSLFRGDKNIFYDPDDPLGLSKELRYFVGGILKHAKALAAVTNPTINSYKRLVPGYEAPVYISWSVGNRSALIRIPKARGKATRLEYRSPDPSCNIYLAFAAILAAGLDGIINKIEPPAPVEENIYHMTSERREELNIESLPGSLKEAVEELKKDDVIIDALGEHIFEKLVEAAEKDWKEFSTYVTNWELQRYLYL from the coding sequence CATCAGGCTGCAATTCACCGACATCAACGGAATCTTGAAGAATTTAGAGATAACGCCGGATGTTTTTCTCGAATCCTGGGAAGACGGCATCATGTTCGACGGTTCATCCATCGAGGGTTTTGTGAGAATCGAAGAGTCTGATATGTACCTCAAACCCGTCCTCGATACTTTCGCTGTTCTTCCATGGACGGTCGACGGTGCAAAGAGTGCAAGGGTCATCTGTGATGTTTACACCCCTGATGGTAAGCCTTTTGAGGGAGATCCCAGATACAGACTCAGAAGAATGATTGAAAAAGCAGAACAACTGGGTTACACACCGTATGCGGGCCCCGAGATGGAATTTTTCATCCTTCCCATCAACGAAAAAGGAGAACCTGTTCCTGAGTTTCTCGATCATGGAGGTTATTTTGATCTTCTGCCGCTCAGCAAAGTTGAAGAGATCAGAAGGGATATCGCAATAGCCCTCGAAAAGATGGGGATTATTGTTGAAGCAACCCATCACGAAGTTGCTCCCTCCCAGCACGAGGTGGACTTCAGGTACGACACTTTCCTGAGAACCGCTGACAATGCCCAGACTGTGAAACTCGTCATCAAAACAATGGCAATCTTCCACGGTTATCATGCAACTTTCATGCCCAAACCTTTCCACGGTGTGAACGGATCGGGAATGCATGTTCACATGAGTCTTTTCAGGGGGGACAAAAATATCTTCTACGATCCCGATGATCCTCTTGGGCTTTCTAAAGAACTAAGATACTTCGTTGGTGGTATATTGAAGCACGCCAAAGCCCTCGCGGCCGTCACGAATCCTACGATAAATAGCTACAAGAGACTCGTTCCCGGTTACGAAGCGCCTGTTTACATCTCCTGGTCAGTTGGAAACAGAAGCGCCCTCATCAGAATTCCAAAGGCAAGGGGGAAAGCAACAAGATTGGAGTACAGATCACCCGATCCATCCTGTAACATCTATCTTGCCTTCGCAGCTATCCTTGCGGCAGGTCTGGACGGTATCATCAACAAGATCGAACCTCCCGCGCCGGTTGAAGAAAACATTTACCACATGACGTCTGAGAGAAGAGAAGAACTCAACATAGAATCGCTTCCAGGATCACTGAAAGAGGCTGTCGAAGAACTCAAGAAAGACGATGTTATAATAGATGCACTGGGAGAACACATATTCGAAAAGCTTGTGGAGGCTGCCGAAAAGGATTGGAAGGAATTCAGCACCTACGTTACAAACTGGGAACTGCAGCGCTACTTGTATCTCTGA